One part of the Symphalangus syndactylus isolate Jambi chromosome 1, NHGRI_mSymSyn1-v2.1_pri, whole genome shotgun sequence genome encodes these proteins:
- the PRR33 gene encoding proline-rich protein 33 translates to MLISAASMAPEVCGPSLQGTPGPPPPLLPKPGKDNLRLQKLLRKAARKKMMGGTHLTPPRAFRTSLSPVSEASHDQEVTAPHAAEGLHSAEAPRLPEAPRPAEAPRTVAALPRSPHTPITHHVASPLQKSTFSIGLTQRRILAAQFKATGPQVVAPAPEPAPPPRGFVPVSAPVAGGTHITQVHIQLAPSPHSGTPEPPRTAPEGGSNSQDGDATPSLPRAQPLVPVAHIRPLPTAAQAASPWPEEPPVPRPPPGFQALVPREASARVVVPIAPTCRSLESSPHSLAPVGPSREHLEEPPMAGPATEAEQVSSPAWASSPTPPSGPHPCPVPKVAPKPRLSGWTWLKKQLLEEAPEPPGPRQSLEPEVPAPTEQEVPAPAVPRAPTSRASRMWDAVLYRMSVAEARGRLAGPSSGEHTPAGLTRLPFLYRPRFNARKLQEATWPPPTVHSILELNPQPKNFNRTATGWRLQ, encoded by the coding sequence ATGCTCATCTCAGCTGCATCGATGGCACCTGAGGTGTGTGGCCCAAGCCTCCAGGGAACCCCTGGACCCCCACCACCCCTGCTGCCCAAGCCAGGGAAGGACAACTTGCgtttgcagaagctcttgaggAAGGCAGCCCGGAAGAAGATGATGGGAGGCACGCACCTCACTCCACCCAGGGCCTTCCGCACCTCCCTGTCCCCCGTGAGTGAGGCCAGCCATGACCAGGAGGTCACAGCCCCGCACGCTGCTGAGGGCCTGCACTCCGCCGAAGCCCCACGCCTTCCTGAAGCCCCACGCCCCGCCGAGGCTCCCCGCACGGTGGCTGCCCTACCCCGCTCCCCGCACACCCCCATCACGCACCATGTGGCGTCACCCCTGCAGAAGTCCACATTCTCCATTGGCCTCACCCAGCGCAGGATTCTAGCTGCTCAATTCAAGGCCACGGGGCCCCAGGTTGTAGCCCCGGCCCCAGAACCTGCCCCGCCCCCCAGGGGCTTCGTCCCTGTCTCAGCCCCTGTGGCTGGGGGCACCCACATCACCCAGGTGCACATCCAGCTAGCACCGTCCCCACACAGTGGGACCCCTGAGCCCCCCAGGACAGCCCCAGAAGGGGGATCCAACAGCCAGGATGGAGATGCCACCCCAAGTctccccagggcccagccccTGGTCCCAGTGGCTCACATCCGCCCGCTGCCCACCGCAGCCCAGGCTGCCAGTCCCTGGCCTGAGGAGCCCCCTGTACCACGGCCGCCACCCGGCTTCCAGGCCTTGGTGCCCAGAGAGGCTAGTGCCAGGGTTGTGGTGCCCATAGCCCCGACCTGCCGCTCGCTGGAGTCCTCACCGCACAGCCTGGCCCCCGTGGGCCCTAGCAGAGAGCACCTGGAGGAGCCCCCGATGGCTGGCCCTGCCACTGAGGCTGAGCAAGTGTCCAGCCCTGCCTGGGCCTCATCCCCTACCCCACCATCAGGCCCTCACCCATGCCCTGTCCCCAAAGTTGCGCCCAAGCCCCGGCTCAGTGGCTGGACGTGGCTCAAGAAGCAGCTGCTGGAGGAGGCCCCGGAGCCTCCAGGACCGCGGCAGAGCCTGGAGCCAGAGGTGCCCGCCCCCACAGAGCAGGAGGTGCCTGCCCCTGCCGTACCCCGGGCCCCCACCTCCCGGGCCTCCAGGATGTGGGATGCCGTGCTGTACCGCATGTCAGTGGCGGAGGCCCGAGGGCGCCTGGCGGGGCCCAGCAGTGGGGAGCACACCCCAGCCGGCCTCACCCGCCTGCCTTTCCTGTACCGGCCTCGCTTCAACGCCCGGAAGCTGCAGGAGGCCACCTGGCCCCCTCCCACAGTCCACTCCATCCTGGAGCTGAACCCCCAGCCCAAGAACTTCAACCGCACAGCGACTGGTTGGAGGCTCCAGTGA